The following nucleotide sequence is from Parambassis ranga chromosome 21, fParRan2.1, whole genome shotgun sequence.
AACGTGTACTAAACTAATGTTCGTACTCAATCTTTTAGAAAGCTCAACGGCAAAGAAAAGGCTCAGCGATGGATCTGCTTTAAACATTAAGCACCTGTTAGATCAAGGACGTATGCAAGGAAGTAAACAGAGTGGTGCGAGGCTCTTCTGACTCCATTTAGTCACAGCTCTTCTGGCACAGAACAACTATAAATATGTATATGAATTAAAATACCTACCCTAACCCTTCTTGTGGATGTTCAGCCTGTGATCTGTACCATAAAAGCACTTGGTCATCATTATAACATAAAGTCAGGTCACAAACAAAGGAAATCTTAAAGTGTAGTGGCTTTCTGAAGTATGATCCATGTTTCTGTACCAAACAGCCAAATTACCAGCATTTCATTTTACATGAATTTAGCTTTTCAGTTTATATTTTGACAATACATTGGCAGGAAATCCCTGGCTAATTCACCAACACCTTCTGTATTTGGAAAAAAAGTGCCACATTAGCTCAAAGGTTAGCATCACCCTGCTCAGTAGTGCtatctcatttttttcttccattctTCAGCTTATTGTCAATTTGAATATCAACAATTAATCAGAACTTAAACTAGTAAGACTGCCTTTCATATCAGTCATACAGACCAAAAGCCCACCTTCTCATGGATaagcattaataaaaaaaaaacctcttctGAAGGAGGAGGTAATAGCTGTACAGCTGTGCAGCATCAGGCACCATCAGAGGCACATTTCATTTAAGATCTGGAATAAGGGAAGACTGTTGGAAAGCTGGACTGTCTGTGCATTAGTAGAGATTATATAAGCAGAATGATAAGAAATGTGAATGTAAAAGGAAACAATCTTCTTAATGACTCACTTCTTTCTAAATAATTGTGTGTGAATGCAACATAGAAAACAAAGTGAAGGCAGTAATCCTTTTTCCTGTGGTGTTGGCCGACCGTCCCAGTCTGTACAATCAGAATGACTATTGTTTTGGTGGAGAGCATGATTGGCTCACATTTTGTTGAAGCACTCCTTGGCATTGGACCACACCTGGATTCcctaaaataagaaaaaatgtCTCTAAGATTGTGGAGAAACATCAGGAGTAACAATGCTTTAACAAAACATGTTAACCAAAGCCAGTGGAAAGGAAACATACAAACCTTTTTACACATGCTGATCTGCATAATGGCATAGTTGATTAATGCTTCACGTAAATCTTTGTCTTTCTGCTCTTTAAACCGTTCAATGTCGTCCCAGGCTGCTTGCACaaattctctgatgacacaGTGACAAACGACACACAGTATATTGTCAGTCCTTTTGTGTGGACATGAAGCACTGGCAGAAACATAATgaacaaagaggaagaaacatgATGGAGAAAGGAAGGAAATGTAGAAATTCAAAAGTCAGACAGCTGAGATAAAGGATGATGTTGGGCTTACTGGCACTCCGTGTTCTTCTGTTTGACcatttcctctccctcctggatACTCTGCTCGAGGGCTGCTAACTTGACCTCCCTCTGTTCCTGGGTCTCTTGGCCAAACAGCTTACTGGTCATTCCCTTCAGAGAGAAGATCCGTACtgtctgcactcacacagacacacacatacacacaaattatATAATCAATTATAATCAAAACCAATATTCTGTCAAATCATGTATTGgtaacttagtgtgagggagaaaatgagagataATAAGCAAGGCCGACCTTTGTTCATTTACAGGTCATTCTGTTGATTCATGAACACTGTCATTGCTGATAAATGAACTGAAGAGCTGAATTACCCCAGTTGCCAGTTCTTCTTTCTGTTGCTTCTTGTGGGCAAGTTCCTGCGCTGTCATCTCCAACTCATACTGGATCAACTCATGTTTCCTACATACTGACcttaataaacacaaaaattagAACAGAGCTAGATTAAAATCAACCTTGAATCAAACCACCTCAAGCTGTCAGAAACGGAAAAACGTTTCTCTGTATAttcattttttgtgtaaaataaacAAGTATTCCATGATTTGTTTCTTTCCTCTACACACTCACTGACCTGACTGCATCAGTGTAGAAGAGGTATTCTTTCAGTTGGTCTGCATagtgctcttcttcttccagaATGTCATCTATTGATGCAGCGTacctaaccacacacacagtgacatttataAGTGAGCTGCGGCCTTTACGTATCAGGAAGTGAGACGCTACACTAGTTCAAGCAGATAAATAATCTATTACTTACGTGTCCATGTGGTGTCCAGCACTCTGCAGTCCGTCTCCCATCTCCTTTTCTATAGCACTCCACTCACTGCAGACATAACAATCCAGCCTTGTGTGAATAGAATTCAGCAACCTTCTATATTAAGTCctaaaaatgatttttctcACCTGAAAACTCTGCCATAGTTGCCGTGGACTTTGTAAACTCCATACAGCCTGTCTGCTACTCGCTGTAGTAACAATGAAATCATAATCAGCAACATCTTTCAACTTACAACTTTATACTTTGAATGTGCTTTTGTTTTAGGCCCCTAGGTGACACAGATGAACACTGAAAAAATAGTTCAAGCTGGATCACAACGAGCAGAGAAGTAACAAAACATCCAAGCTAGATGCTAATCAAAAACTCTAAGAGTTGACAGACTAAATGTCGATCTAATTTGGGTTTCAACAAGTATTCAAAAAGGAATACAAATATTATATGCAACATGCAAATTGAGTGAACATAGTATAAGCTATGGACAAGTCTAAACTTGCAGTGTGCTGAAACTCACCGCTCGCACCCTGAGTAACTGAGAGATGACAGTATTCAGCTCGTCACTGTAGTGTTTCAGTGCTGTGAATCGCCTGGtgaacacaacaaacattttgtAATACCATCTGTTTACATATTGAATACAAACCCATTCTCTGTGTTTGGTTTGTGCTGCACCAGAGTAAATTACTGTTAAATGTCTGCGAATTTAAAAAATATCCCAAAGCTATCATTACCATACAAACTTTTGCCACAGCAATTATTAATTCAGTCTGTTTATTAACAGACAGGCCTTAACAGTTtcaggaggatttttttttccttgtggtTCTTCAATCAAAATCATAAACTGTATGACTTGTATAAATTATTTCAAACCaaaatcattttacattttctaaATAAAACCCCCTAAATGCATGTCTGTTTGACACCTACTTGTCAGGGTTCTTGACTCTGAACATGGCACTCAAAGACTTTAGTCTGGAGTCAGCCTGGCAGGGAACAGAATTACacaggttcagaagatggatcaCAAAAGAATCTATTTAACTTTCATATGCCTGAGGTGATAAAACAAAGCCTGAACCTCTGATAATATTAGTTAGCAACACATTTTCACTAAAGAAACTCAAACACTTGATGTAAAGCACAACTGGCTCTACTACTAAAGGAAAAGAGATGAAGCACAGCTAACTGTACCTTGTCTTGGAAACCTGTCTCAAGAACTGCCTCCCTCCATCCTTTCTCCTGAGAATAGACAGAAGGGTACATTAACCATTGTGTATAAAATATGAGTCATCTAGATGAGAAGAACCCTAAAGCAAAAAAGCAGAGCAAGGTGCAGAGGAGTATATTGCTACAGGCTACGAAGAAACACAAATCCAGGAGTTCAGTTTAATGTTGCATCCAATGGACAAAACCATTTTTCAACATGAGAATGATAACTCAGAAAGAACTCATTTTCACCACCATGCTGACAGATAAGGAACAAAACAGATTTATGAGCTGTGAGGTGTTGCCTTTCTCAATAATGTTATTGAGATTACTGTGTAACCGCTGCAGGGACAGTTCAGCCTCCCTTTCTTACATGGCACAGTACCTTCTGCTGAAATCGCAGTTTTATATTActtgctctctgtctgtgtcctgtagCAATATCCTCCAACAAATGCAAccttatcattttttttttcattctgtaCTCATACAACTCTGTTGTGTGGAATCTGTGCCTGTATATGTATGGCACCAGACTGCTAAGGAACATTGTGAGATATGTGTAGCTGCTAACCTCTgtgagaaacaggaagaaaatcTTGTCGTTGGAAAGGACAGGATGTGATGCAACACGCAACAGAAAGTTTTCCAGACCGACTCTCCTTCGCTCAACAAAATCTGGGTCAAGGTTGTCTGCTGAAAGCTTATGCCACACGAACTCAGcctacatgacacacaaaaagacaaatggGGTAAACCAACAACTACAAATAAGAAATGCAGGGCAAACTTTCTATAATTATGTATACTGAATCATCTTTTCTCACTACCCCTGTGTCACTCACCCTTTTCTCTGGCAGTGGGGGAACGATGATGTAGGGGTAAGTGACAAGGAGGTATGTTCTGAGCAGCTCAAACTCACTGTAGCGTCTCCACAAAGTGTCAGGTGGAGCTTGTGTACCTCCCTCTGGGACTGTTTCTGCCGGtctgcagagggaaaaaaagctgtttgaCACAAGTGTAAATAATTATACTGCTACTACCCTAACTCTGATTTCTAAAGCAGAGATGGGAAAACAAAGTCCATGCCTTCAAAAACCTGGTCCTTTCTTGACCAGGTTTAATTAAACCAGGTTCAATTATGTGGAGTGTGCTGGAGCGGTTCTCATCACAGCCGCCAAATACTTTGCTGTATACATGAGCACACAATGTGACCACTGCGTTAATTATACAGAGATGCAAAATGTAGTATTTACAAAACCATGCAAGACAAAACAAGATCTTCAGTACTCTGATTATGTGAAAGAGGAAAACCATGTGATCCACTTTACAACCTACCGTACTTCTATGAGGTAGACAGTATAGGTTTCTTGCATGTTAACCGTGTTCTTTCCCGTTCTCTTCTCTGCCTCTGCTACATTTATCTCCATTTTTCTCAGCAGGGCTGTCCCTCTTTCCACCATctacacaaacaaatgacaggCAAGGTCATATAAAATAGGGATGTAAAACAAATAAGGAAGCATCATGACAAATTTGcatcaggtaaacagacagacatgcaTTGAAGCAGGTAAACAGTAATTTCCTGCACACTTTATGACAGGTCACAAGACAACAACCTAACACTAATAAAGTGTGATGTAGTGTAATAAAGTGATGGAAGAAATCGCCTTCTCATCAATAATGTTCTTTATTTGGCACCACGTTGAGACTTACAGGACACAAAGACCTAGTTTATAGACAAGACTAGTCCAAAGACAACAAACTCTAGCTTTAACGTATGTTTCCATATATGCTAGCTAACAGGCTAGCATCACGAGTAAAGTTTACAAAGAAGTTGTAAACTACTGTTTTAGAAGAAAGTTAAGCTTATTTGATAGCTTTAACGTAACAATGCAAAACGTGCAGGTATATTTAGCAGTGACTGTAATTAAAGTATCATAAAACTCTTGCAGCTTTAACAAAAACTTTGGGAAAATCTCTATATACTAACTCCATTTgacgctagctagctaacattagGCCTTAGTGGGGATGTTTTCCAATCGTAAAACagacttttaaaataaaaaacaagtgTGACAAGAAGAACTAAAAAGTACGACCGTGTTTATAATGTTGTTCTCTGATTCCGCTGAAGTGAGGTCGGTGTTACCGATCACGGCTACTTCTTCGCTACTTCCAGAGTCTGCCATGATCATCTGACTGccgagaagctgctgctgctgtcagctgagcTGGCGGAGCTGACTGCTGCCTGTTGGCTCTGCGCATGCGCAAATCAGCAGGAAACAACTGCTCTCCAAACTAAAGATGGCACACGGAAGTTAAAATAAGCAGTGTTTTAATGGCTCACattaattataaaataaaatataaaataacaagttttttttgtaattcatttcaaTTGAATTTACTTGTAGTTCTTCTCTGTCAGTGCCTTCATGTGAAAAATGTGTGACCAGCAGACCATTGTGTATACAAAACAGTTTCTACCTTCATAATATTGTCATCTAAACATCTTTGGTGGTGTCTCCTTTTACACATAGACTTCTTATTTGATTAAGTTTATAGTTCGCTTGACAAAGCTGAGACTGAGACTAAAGCCCATAGCAGGCTCAGTTAACTCTTGCCCATCACCTGAGCTGTGCTGCTATAGGCCTGTGCTGCTGATGGATCCAAAGCCAGGCTCCTGACTGTCGAACCTGTTAACCTGACACAAAAGCATTTCTTTGGCAACACTGACATCTGCTGGTGGAGTCGTAGCTTGGGCTTTGATGGCCTTCGCCTTGGACCCCAGACTTTTGTGAGGTGTCTGATATCTTATTGTGGTAGCTCTGTATTATCATGCATGAGGCTTTAAACACTTGTTAATTGTAATTATTCATAATGACCATTGTTCTACAGTGTAGGCTCTTtataacagaacaaaacaaagtacATGTTTGTTGATATTACCTGCTAAGAGTCATATGATGTTAAACATGATATAGGCTAAATATTATTTTGGCAGCGGAAAAAAGTACTGACCACTGTAGAGTGTATAAAAATGTCATAGGTGTCACAGATGATGAGTTtcctcactgtggtgatatCATTTGGTCcctctcttattttttttgtggATGGTTGTGGGCCCAGATCTGAATAAGAGGGATGCGGTCTGCCTGAGGCTAGtaaacagcacagaaacacagcctTTTAGTTCCTGTGGTCACCCTGTGcagtgtttaatgtttaaagaGAAGGGTGGAGCAGCATTTAGTAAGGAAGCATTTTATATAGATGCCACTGGGAATGGAGTGGGGTGTTGGAGTGCTGTGgggtgaattaaaaaaaagagaaaagatagTTTGAGACAAATAAATGCACGGAAGGGGGCAGAAGGTATGAAGGTGATTCAATGAAACCCTTAACTGTGAGTAATGATCAGTGACACAGAGGCACCAGGTAcatggacagacagatggatggagTGATGGTGGGATGCGGTTTCAGGCTGCAGTGTGTCAGGAAACCCACGGCTTGTGCTGTGACCAGCTGTTGTCTCAGCAACAGCATAGTTACCATTCTTTCCTGCCACTGACCTCAAACCAGCACCACCACTTCCTGTCCGCACACACGggcactcagacacacacataaggaTGCACATAGCTCTAGCCCTATTTGGATGGCTATAATTGGCCATTTGACAACTTTTTAGAGCTCACTAGACACACTTCTTTCAACACAAAGCTACAATAAGctatgcacagtgtgtgtgtgtgtgtgttcctttatTTGTTctaaacactgctgctgctttcagctgctgAAAGACTATAATTTACATGTGCTttatacacagaaaaacacataccGAAAACGCAGGGAAACAGTTATCACCTGGATTCTGCCATAATCAGTCTAAACATAGCAAATACCCAGATATGATTTAACATGTactaacattattattattattttggtttttttaatcatgtttgtGGCTCTGAAACATCTTTCATTTAAGGTACCTGTTGTTCAAATTATTTTCCTGTGTATGTCCAAAAGAGCACATTATTGTTgtgatgttgttgatgtttcaGTGTTGACCAGCAGAGGGTAGCAAAAaccaaataaaaataatctgtgGTGCGACAATGTGAGAGAATCAGTATTATACACCGAGCCTAAATATAAGAGCATGGCACCAGCATTCACACAGTACAGCTGTTTAAAGTAGGCTGAACCCAGCCATCTCTCTCTGAATGTATATTGCTATAGTTAGAAAAGAGTAAGAACTGTAGCAGAACAAATGGTCAGACTGTTAAAATTTCctaaagttgtgtttttatgtggtaTTCAGTGGCgtttaatgagaaaaaaatgaatgacgTCTGCTACTTTCTGAATGAACAAATTGCAAAGTCATCAAACAAGTCAAATGCAGATTATAACTGTCAGATAATATCATCAACAGTACATGACTATATTCAGCATACATGATCATTCTCTTTGCATGTCTCTGGGGCTTTATTCATGCCTTCCCTGTGTGATTAATCATCAGTACATTTTTTAGTATTGTTTTATAGGCTTGTCTTTAACCATATATCTGGTTCATAGGAAGTTTGTGGAAGGCGTGTTTTATGTGGATGTGTATGTATGTCATGTGTACATGCTGTGTACAAGCCCGGTCATCAAGATCATAAAGAGGAAGTCCTTGTGGTCAGAAGGGAACACATGTTTCGCTCCATGTCATAGCCTCcgtccttctttttcctctccttcatccttctATTCTTGCCTTTGACGGTGGTGGAAAACTCATGCACTATGTCCAGTGGGCCTTTATTTGTGTGGGTGAGCATGTATAGCATTCACATGTGTATACCATAGGATTAGTCAAAATGATGTTGctcatattttgtgtgtatgttaggAAACTTTTTGCTCCCCTAGTTCTGCTTAATTGGAGTTCAACGATTGGACACCTGAGGCTGGATATAAAATTTAGTTAATTTGTCCAACTTTACAAGAGaactaaacatttttacagtcTGGTATCTGATTTGACAACTGTACCAGGACTTTGCTGGGATCAGGTCCTGGTCCAGATGGTGATGATGAGCTTCAGGAGACCTATGGGTGATGTTACAGAGGGTTCATCAATCTTTTTGTAGTTTTGACTTCTAACAACAGATCCTATTATTTTTCCAAAAATATGTGTTATCATCACCCACTGATGACATTACAACATATGCTAATTAGAAGGTATCAATCCATGGGGGGCAAAATGGAATTACTATCAGTATTGATTTGGGTTTTCTTGCTTTCCACACATCTTGCAAACTTTCCTCTGGTTTCCTCTCTTCATCCATCCCCAACTTGTTGACAAATTAAGACGTGCAAGTCTCATTGAATGCTTCTCTGCATGACTGCCACTTCTTTCCAACAGGCTCATATGGATGTGTACACATTTACTGTAGATGGGCActtgtgctcacacacacacactcagacacacatatgAAGAGTGTGAGCAATGCAGTATAATAAGCAGCGTGGCAGAAATGTGGTCAGCTTTGCCCCATGTGCAATCGTTGAGAAACCACATGAAGGCTTCTGGGTATTAAAGGACAAGCCTTGGTTGGCTGGGAGGGAATCTGTCATGCAACaagaaaactgtgtttttcaccctttttccttctttcatgtcctctcaaacctttttttattcttctttccAAGTTCTGCCTTTTTCcaatttctctgcctctctcttcccaatttttttctccttcatttctttcattctgtGGCATATTAGACTCGGTTGTAATACTCTCCAGCTTAAAATGCATAGACCACTGGAATGTTCCGTCAAAGAGGTGGGCGGACCCAGGGGGCGGGACAGACCAACATAACCAATTAAGGAGGAGATTGAGGTAAGACGGACAGCTTCTAAATGGTGTAATAACAACCTACTAAAATGTAATTACAATGCAATAGCAATAGACACTTCTAATGACAGGATGTATATGCCAATGTGATTTCCTAATTATGGCCTTGGCATAATGGGTGACTGTTAACATGGCGTGGAGATTATAGAGAGGTGTCTGAATGCAGAAATTCAACCACATAGACTTGTTACAGTGTTGAAGGGCATGATGGCCACTCAGAGCCTGTGCCAGGTATTGATGAGAACTAGTAGGTTTGAATGAAAAGGAGTGGAAGGAGTTTGAAAGTGAGTGATGTAAACAGGTAGTTTAGTTCATGTCATCTGTCATTCCATTCATGATGGCTCTTACAAGCCATCCTCTTTTGGACTTTTTCCATTcctcacacagcacagatgtcCACTCGCAGTCCATATGTccttcagtctgtccacatatgatccatctatccatctatccatccatccatctctaaCAAGAGGAGTGGATGGTGGCGTCCATTATTACAGAGCATCCCAGAATAGAGTCTCGTTTTATTACAAGTCCCTCTGGTCGCCGTGGCTACCCAAATTACAGGCCAGCCTTCTCACACATAAAAAAGGTTGCGCTGCCGAAAACCAGCCACCTCAATAAAGGATGGATTAGAAAATCCTTTGCTTTTTTCCCTTCCTTTCCTTTTTGAAAGGTttttctgtacatttttttccctctggtgttttgttttatgtcgGGGTGCAGCGGTCTTCTTCAGTGGTTCTGCTCCCCGACCCTGCGGCGGGAAAATACGCTCACTTGTGGGTTTCTGGGAAGGC
It contains:
- the LOC114426768 gene encoding sorting nexin-4-like — protein: MIMADSGSSEEVAVIGNTDLTSAESENNIINTMVERGTALLRKMEINVAEAEKRTGKNTVNMQETYTVYLIEVRPAETVPEGGTQAPPDTLWRRYSEFELLRTYLLVTYPYIIVPPLPEKRAEFVWHKLSADNLDPDFVERRRVGLENFLLRVASHPVLSNDKIFFLFLTEEKGWREAVLETGFQDKADSRLKSLSAMFRVKNPDKRFTALKHYSDELNTVISQLLRVRARVADRLYGVYKVHGNYGRVFSEWSAIEKEMGDGLQSAGHHMDTYAASIDDILEEEEHYADQLKEYLFYTDAVRSVCRKHELIQYELEMTAQELAHKKQQKEELATGTVRIFSLKGMTSKLFGQETQEQREVKLAALEQSIQEGEEMVKQKNTECQEFVQAAWDDIERFKEQKDKDLREALINYAIMQISMCKKGIQVWSNAKECFNKM